The window tggagcagtggcgtcttccttgctgagcggcctttcgggttatgttgatataggactcgtttaacTTGTTttactgtttcctccagcatcttcacaaggtcctttgctgttgttctgggattgatttgcacttttcgcaccaaagtacgtttatctctaggagacagaatgcgtctccttcctgagcggtatgacggttgcgtggtcccatggtgtttatacttgcgtactattgtttgtacagatgaacgtggtaccttcaggcgtttggaaattgatcccaacgatgaggtcttggcttatttattttgatttttccatgatgtcaagcaaagaggcactgagtttgaaggtaggccttgaaatacatccacaggtacacctccaattgactcaaatgatgtcaattagcctatcagaagcttctaaagccatgacatcattttcaaagctgtttaaaggcacagtcaacttagtgtatgtaaacttctgacccactggaattgtgatacagtgaattataagtgaaataatctgtctgtaaacaattgttggaaaaattacttgtgtcatgcacaaagtagatgtcctaaccgacttgccaaaactatagtttgttgaaAGGaatatctaagtgagtctcagaaatggccaaTATATTAATGTTTTCTGACGGTAGCAAGTCATTGGTTTTATGAACCTtgtttctaaggctacatatacagtgaggtaaaaaagtatttgatcccctgctgattttgtatgtttgcccactgacaaagacatgatcagtctataattttaatgctagatttatttgaacattgagagacagaataacaacaaaaaaatccagaaaaactcatgtcaaaaatgttataaattgattagcattttaatgagggaaataagtatttgatcccctctcaatcagaatgatttctggctcccaggtgtcttttatacaggtaacgagctattaggagcacactcttaaagggagtgctcctaatctcagcttgttacctgtataaaagacacctgtccacagaagcaatcaatcaatcagattccaaactctccaccatggccaagaccaaagagctctccaaggatgtcagggacaagattgtagacctacacaaggctggaatgtgctacaagaccatcgccaagcagcttggtgagaaggtgacaacagttggtgtgattattcgcaaatggaagaaacacaaaagaactgtcaatctctccgcctggggctccatgcaagatttcacctcgtggagttgcaatgatcatgagaacggtgaggaatcagcccagaactacacgggaggatcttgtcatctcccgagtggcgcagtggtctaaggcactgcatcgcagtgctagctgtgccactagagatcctggttcgaatccaggctctgtcatagccggccgtgaccgggagaccaatggggcggcgcgcaattggcccagcgtcgtccagggtaggggagggaatggccggcagggatgtagctcagttgatagagcatggcgtttgcaacgccagggttgtgggtttgattcccacagggggtaagaaaaaataataaaaataatgtatgcattaactgtaagtcgctctggataatagcgtctgctaaatgactaaacatgtaaatgtaaaaacgtcaatgatctcaaggcagctgggaccatagtcaccaagaaaacaattggcaacacactacgctgtgaaggactgaaatcctgcagcggccgcaaggtccccctgctcaagaaagcacatatacaggcccgtctgaagtttgccaatgaacgtctgaatgattcagaggagaactgggtgaaagtgttgtggtcagatgagaccaaaatcgagctctttgccatcaactcaactcaccatgtttggaggaggaatgctgcctatgaccccaagaacaccatccccaccgtcaaacatggaggtggaaacattatactttgggggtgtttgtctgctaaggggacaggacaaattcaccgcatcaaagggacgatggacggggccatgtactgtcaaatcttgggtgagaacctccttccctcagccagggcattgaaaatgggtcgtggatgggtattccagcatgacaatgacccaaaacacacggccaaggcgacaaaggagtggctcaagaagaagcacattaaggtcctggagtggcctggagaagatctgcaaagaggagtgggacaaaatccctcctgagatgtgtgcaaacctggtggccaactacaagaaacgtctgacctctgtgattgccaacaaggactaagtcatgttttgcagaggggtcaaatacttatttccctcattaaaatgcaaaatcaatttctaacatttttgacatgcgtttttctggatttttttgttgttattctgtctctcactgttcaaataaacctactactactacctactcTGGATCTTCCGTTTCTGTGgtgttcctcatgagagccagtttcatcatagcgactgaagtgaaagagcacagttagaaagatatggcatatagaagcataccagttggacatcatgaaaatgatccgaggaagttcaggagtaaaaacaaacaaaatataattatttactgtgtccataaaatgtatatagtatgtataagcatgaagtagaagcctaagcattgttgttcactagtttactccaattagggaagggatggtggggttggaaagtaataaagaacgtacagtggggagaagaagtatttgatacactgccgattttacaggttttcctacttacaaagcatgtagaggtctgtcatttttatcaccagcgacagccccgaaacctgaaggatctggagaaggtctgtatggaggagtgggccaaaatccctgctgcagtgtgtgcaaacctggtcaagacctacaggaaatgtatgatctctgtaattgcaaacaaaggtttctgtaccaaatattaagttatgcttttctgatgtatcaaatacttatgtcatgcaataaaatgctaattaaaattacttaaaaatcatacaatgtgattttctggatttttgttttagattccgtctctcacagttgaagtgtacctatgataaaaattacagacctctacatgctttgtaagtaggaaaattgtagacctgcacaaggctgggattggctacaggacaataggcaagcagcttggtgagaaggcaacaactgtttgcgcaattattagaaaatggaagaagttcaagatgacggtcaatcaccctaggtctggggctccatgcaagatctcacctcgtggggcatcaatgatcatgaggaaggtgagggatcagcccagaactacacggcaggacctggtcaatgacctgaaaagagctgggaccacagtctcaaagaaaaccattagtaacacactacgccgtcatggattaaaatcctgcagcgcacgcaaggtccccctgctcaagccagcacatgtccaggcccgtctgaagtttgccaatgaccatctggatgatccagaggaggaatgggagaaggtcatgtggtctgatgagacaaaaatagagctttttggtctaaactccactcgccgtgtttggaggaaaaagaaggatgagtacaaccccaagaacaccatcccaaccgtgaagcatggaggtggaaacatcattctttggggatgcttttctgcaaaggggacaggacgactgcaccgtattgaggggaggaaggatggggccatgtatcgggagatcttggccaacaacctccttccctcagtaagagcattgaagatgggtcgtggctgggtcttccagcatgacaacgacccgaaacacacagccagggcaactaaggagtggcttcgtaagaagcatctcaaggtcctggagtggcctagccagtctcgagacctgaacccaatagaacatttttggagggagctgaaagtccgtattgcccagcgacagccccgaaatctgaaggatctggagaaggtctgtatggaggagtgggccaaaatccctgctgcagtgtgtgcaaacctggtcaagacctacaggaaacgtatgatctctgtaattgcaaacaaaggtttctgtaccaaatatttagttctgcttttctgatgtatcaaatacttatgtcttgcaataaaatgctaattaattacttaaaaatcatgattttctggatttttgttttagattccgtctctcacagttgaagtgtacctatgataaaaaattacagacctctacatgctttgtaagtaggaaaacctgcaaaatcggcagtgtatcaaatacttgttctccccactgcatatatatttttaaaggatatgaacaagtatttgccccctttctaattttgtctacttttgcatatttgtgatacttaatgttatcagatcttcaaccaaaacctaatattagataaagggaacaatagtgaacaaataacacaacaattacatatttatttcatttatttcataaagaaATTTATGCAACaaccaattcccctgtgtgaaaaagtaattgcccccttacactcaataactggttgtgccaccattagctgcaatgactccaaccaaatgcttcctgtagttgttgatcagtctctcacgtcgctgtggaggaattttggcccactcatccatgcagaactgctttaactcagcgacgtgtgggttttcaagcattaaCTGCTCGTTTCacgtcctgccacaacatctcaattgggattaggtctggactttgactaggccattccaaaacttccaatttgttgctttttagcaattttcatgtagacttgattgtgtgttttggatcattgtcttgctgtatgacccagctgcgcttcagcttcagctcacagacggatggtctgacattctcctgtagaattctctgatacagagcagaattcatggttccttctattaaggcaagtcgtccaggtcctgaggcagcaaagcatctccaaaccatcacaccaccaccacgcttgacctttggtatgatgttcttactgtggaatgcagtgtttggttatCGTCTTTTTTTTTTCACATCTTCTTCACACATAACTTGGTCGGCAGCCAAACTTGCGTCTTCTTCGGGATTGGGTTGGTGGATCGCAGCCAACTTAAGCTGCAGACACCGCCACCTAGGATTTTAGACTAATGAGTTgcggtaaagtgtgtatacaggctataggaatgaaccatctctaaacaataacatctactggtaaagtgtgtatacaggctataggaatgaaccatctctaaacaataacatctactggtaaagtgtgtatacaggctataggaattaaccatctctaaacaataacatctactggtaaagtgtgtatacaggctataggaatgaaccatctctaaacaataacatctactgcaTAACTCTCATGTATTCAGTGCAATACAGGCACTTATAAACGACATACACATGGAGTATCTGAAATATACAAACTGCAGCAGTACTATACAGCTACAGATGTAATAAGGTATTTAGGCCAAAGGCAATTGCTTGGAGTCAATCACCATAATGCAGTATGAAACCTAACAAACCCCACAACTCACTAAAATGAACACTGGTAACTTGGTCGGCAGCCAAACGTGCGTCTTCATCGGGAAGAagcttccctcattaaaatgcaaaatcaatttataacatttttgacaggcgtttttctggattttttgttgttgttattctgtctctcactgttcaaataaacctaccattaaaattatagactgatcatttctttgtcagtgggcaaacgtacaaaatcagcaggggatcaaatacttttttccctcactgtacttacattcagtaatcttgctctgatttgtcatcctaatggGACcttgagataaaatgtagcattgttttgtttgataaaatcaatttttatattcaaatgtaggaactgggttctacagtttgaacccctgctgtctctggctccacacccgccccgcccggccatctagatgtgtgaaagttagtgtataagctaatgatccatcatgtatgacaatcctggaagtgtgtaaacttacattttgtattaccatatcatttttgtatgttctctatagttatgtacttgaaaatgtatcaatcgaccaatttggcacatttgggcagactttaaacaaaatagtccagtactgtaatgcttcactggatcaatctgaaacgttgcacacacactgcatccATCTTGTGGCCAACATCTAGAttacgcctaaactgcaatattatattgtggcctttctcttacaTTTCAAAGatggaaaacacatgtttttttgtttgtattatcttttaccagatctaatgtgttatattcttctacattaatttcacatttccacaaagtgtttcctttcaaatggtatcaaatatatgcatatccttgctccAGGTCCTGAGCTagaggcagttagatttggttatgtttattttaggcgaaaattgaaaaaaagggtcccatccttaagaggttaactctacccacatgtacatgttACCTCCATTACCTCGACCAAcccgtacccccgcacattgactctaccggtaccccccctgtatatagcctccctactgttattttattttaaaatttgGTGCCCGCCACAACCCTAGGAAGGAATATCAATATTTTAAATTAACTCTTTAAGACAACAAAATATTTTGCTACAATGGTACAACAAGTACCATCttacacaacaaaccttacaagATAGGGTACATGCCAAATGGTACTCTtttcactattccctatatagtgcactacttttgaccagacaccTATGGACAGATTATTTTGATATTTATGGTATTTTCTGCGCTTTGCACAATTCTTGCACTAGTAAAATGTGACACTAAGTATCTTCTTACACTAGAAATCTTCTTACACAACATTAGACTAgatgaggtcagaggtcactaCAGCAGCCTGAATGTAGAAGATGGACGTGATAGTAGACTGGTCAGGTTATCAAGGGGGCCTGCTTTAGACTCCAATACTATGTCCCAAATGAAACCCTtttccagtgcactacttttgactttaGTGCATTTATAtacaatgctatttggagaaaaaaaactagCAAAAATTAACCTACCCataccctcaatgttcaggtcctactctacccagaccctcaatgttcaggtcctacactacccagaccctcaatgttcaggtcctacactacccagaccctcaatgttcaggtcctactctacccataccctcaatgttcaggtcctacactacccagaccctcaatgttcaggtcctactctacccagaccctcaatgttcaggtcctacactacccataccctcaatgttcaggtcctacactacccataccctcaatgttcaggtcctactctacccagaccctcaatgttcaggtccaacactacccataccctcaatgttcaggtcctactctacccagaccctcaatgttcaggtcctacactacccataccctcaatgttcaggtcctactctacccagaccctcaatgttcaggtcctactctacccaggccctcaatgttcaggtcctacactacccataccctcaatgttcaggtcctacactacccataccctcaatgttcaggtcctacacTACCCAGACCCGATTGCTTCTGACccaaagtttgggaaccactgtagtAACCTCTCTCTGttttggttctctctctctctctctctcagcttcacCACTGAGTGCCACCTCACTGTCTCAATAGCCTACTCTCTGTAAAGCAACGTTATTATTAGAAGTTAGTAGCCTATTCTCTTGCTCCTGTTGAGGTAACATTAGCTTCTTACTTCATCCTTCTAGCTGGCTAAGTAATTCTACCCGTAGTAAACTAAAATCCACTCCAAGGTGAAGGAAGTTCATGATGAACTCCACTACCGACTTTTTGCTTGTTTCTGTTTGTCAAAGATGGCAACGTAGTGCAAAAGCGCATGTGTCAATTGAATCTCCGATGACGTGGGCCTAGGTCTCGAAAACACTCATtgtccaatcaaatcacacaATCTACAGAGGGTGTGTCGACCAATAACATTTCACAGATCATTTCAGGTTCAAATAAACACTAAATCTGGCATATAACATTATTGACTTGGCACATTTTCTGTCCAGAGATACTGAGAAAAAATTAGACAGAGAGAAATCATTTTATAACCTAGGTTTCAGTTACAAATCTCATCAGAGATTACATTTACACAGTTGCCATTTTCGTGACACTGAAATGAGCAAAAAGttggtggttgtatttgattaatgtTTATTGAAAAAGTATGGATGTCACACCTGCTCCAGCGCTTGACGTCGTCGGTCTACTAACCACTGGTGCTGGCAACCATCATTCCACACACCTGGACCtcatcatcaccttgattactctcccTTCATATAGCCCTCAGTATCCTCAGTCAACAGGCAGTGTTGGTTTTGTTCAGCTACATGATTTATATGATTAAACTCACCGTCTGCGGCCTGAcaatggatttcagcaaacaaaggcAAGTAACTAGAGAGGACAAACATGGATACAAGGTAGGCGTTTCATGATGAAACAGTTTTGAAGTAGTGACCTTGGGTGAATCGACGTAGTCGGACCTAGATTCCTCAAAGCCTGGTCTCTGCTCGACTCCGTAGGTGGAGTTCAAAGCCTGGTCTCTGCTCGACTCCGTAGGTGGAGTTCAAAGCCTGGTCTCTGCTCCACTCCGTAGGTGGAGTTCAAAGCCTGGTCTCTGCTCCACTCCGTAGGTGGAGTTCATTATAAACTTCCTTCACCGTGGAGTTTAGTCCAATATACTAACCAGAGCCCTTCAACGTTACAGCAATAGAAGCCTCTTCCGGCAGCTAGTCGCCTGACTGACACATCTATAAGCGACTACCAGTTGTCCACTCGTTCTCTGAGTCTTTTTCATGTTCTTTGCGTTATGTCAAAATTGCCTATTGTCCGGCATCTCGCAGACACACTGTCAGCAGCGTCTCTAGTTTTGCTTACCTCTCTAGTGAGCCAACTCCGAGCTGGGGTAGTTCGTTTCCACGAGAGGGCAGAGTTAGAGTGGTGAATGGTGGTTCGAGAGAGTGGTGAGTATGCTGTTAAAAGTCACATCCGTGCAACAAATCTGGGGGACTCAAACGAACATGACGAACAAACCACTGTTCATGATTCAACTTGTCAGTCAGATCAAAGCTCAGAAAGCTTATATTCTTGATCAAACGATGGGAGCAATATTTAGATGTTGACCCATAATagattttctttattttggtCCGGACCTCTGTGTCCTCAGATGTAGTTATGGCCATGAACCCATTAATCTACTCAATTGTCCTGTTCTTCCAGAAATACAGAAGCTCCTCTCCTAGCAACACAATCTCCCCTTCAGCCTTAAGACATTGACCTTTCACCCCACCTTCAATAGAATGAAGACCCTAACACAGGGTTTCCTTAACCTCTCCTCTAGTACCCCCCCAGCcattccactaatttgaagtatTACTGTACAATCACAGCTGATTCTAATGGTTAACTAATCTCTCTCTCAGGAGACTATCACCATGGCGACATTGACCATCATTCTGCTTGTCAGCACGGCTTTTGCGTTGGGAGGTAAGCGAGACATCCCTCAGACTTAGACATTTATAAAGAAATTAAACATTTGCTGGGAGCTTATCTGTCTTGTTTCGCACATGTGTATTAGTATGTgtttgcatatcccactctccCTGAGAGTGGGTTCACGGCTATGGTCAGCCATTATCAAtggcaaccctggagcaattagggttatgtgccttgctcaagggcacatagacagatatTTCAACTTGTCAGCTCAGtgattcgaactagcaacctttcggttactggccaaatGCCACTCCTCTAGTTCCAGAGATGTATATTGGTGTCTAGATGAGTGTTGAGGTATTGTAATATGAAAGGTTTGGTCCTTCAACTGGATGGATGCATGATTGGATTGTCAaccaactatcaggaaataacactgatataATTTACCCCACTTTTACagtcttagtttcatcagctgttgtacaatatgatgcaaaactgaattttgactgcactgggactTTAAACAAGTAGCAGAATTTCAATATTTAGCCAGGAAATCCCTTTTTTCCCTGGAGGGAAACCTAGGTTACATCTATTCCGTATAGTAAgctgcttttgaccaggacccataggggaatagggtgcaatttgggacgcaccccAAGCTTCCAGACTCAACCCGAGCTTCCAGAATGCATGTCCAGCAATGTATATTATGTCCATACATTGTCCAGCAATGTTATGTAATGTCcacatttcaatgtgtgttaccTGTGTATCCAGATTGTACGATACGACCCGAGACCCCCTGTGAGCGTGCTAGAGATGCCATGATAAACAGCCCACCTGGAGCCTTCATCCCAACTTGTGACTACCAGGGACAATACACCCCTGAGCAATGTTCAGGATCTACAGGTTACCACTCTCTCAGACACGCACACTAAATTCATTTGAATGTGACAATTCATTTTGTGTTACAGTAACGTTTGTAATTATGTCAATATTGTATATGCAACATGTTTTTAACATGTCCATTTCTGGTAGGTTCCTGTTGGTGTGTGACCTGTAATGGACAGAAGATCAAGGGTACTGAGACTCCACCAGGCACTGCTCCCATCAAATGTGCCAccctggtaaacacacacattctctctcattcactgAATGTTAATTATTTGCTGGTGGTTCTGCATGTTTTTAATGTTTATGTTGTTGTGTTTTTGTCTGTAATTGTAGATTTGCTCGTAGATGAAAGGCGTTGGAATGAAGACGTTAAAAATACTTTGACAGTTTCTTTACTGTCCTACAGGAACTGCTTCCCATTCCATACAAATAAATGAAGAAATCCTGAGAGAATTTAAACTTTTAATGATTTACTTTATTTATTGTTGGTATAATATGCTGTACAATTTATATGAACCAGTCCATTTCTGGGAAATGGAGTAAGGAGTATCAGTCTTTTAAATGAACCCTTTACATTAACTTTATAAGACAACATATTTTGCTACAACAAGAACCATCTTACACCAGAAGCCTTACAAGATAGGATGGACGCCAAATGgttctattccctacatagtgcactacttttgaccagagccctatggccagATTATGGTATTTTTTGTGCTTTGCACAATTCTTGCACTAGTAAAATGTGACACTAAGTACGTTCTTACACTAGAAAACGTACACGAtgtcgtgtagctcagttggtagagcatggcgtttccaacgccaggattgtgggttcgattcccacggggggccagtatgaaaatatatgcactcactaacgtaagtcgctctggataagagcgtctgctaaatgacttaaatgtaaaattgtacgctgatgattcatgtattcttttaaatccacaacttgaatccctccacagcctcatagaggatctagatacattttctaaccactctggataacaaccaaattatgataaatgtaccatattatgtattggatcactaaaaaatatatagtttaccaataaatggtctgatggtgatgtggctctactctgaatacatatcccaaatgaaataaatgatctcactccaatacattgtaATAGAAAGTTAACAAAAGTAGATACGATcctgctaccatggaaaggtaaatacctgtcaatttgtggaaaaactcaccctgattaactctttattatcccagtttacctatttgtttttggtcttgcctacgcctgagcgaacagttttttattatttattatgagaaaaaaagattccatttcatttggaacggcaagccagacaaaattaaactaataccaataatgttatttatatggggatacaatcttcccagctctgcagattttgcctgcgaagagacaatcattagatcatttattttggtactgtccatttgtagcttgtttttggttacccgtccaggaatggctaaagatttgcaatatttacctggagctaaccctgcagatagcactactgggtgatctgaaaagtcatagtcaatcgatcaataatattacTTTTtagaaaaaatgtttattttaaatgAACAGTCTGTAGAAacaaatgagaatagaaaggttcagaacttttgtaaaacatcacagtacatatATATgataaatagaaatcctatatggatggttttaagatatagatgggtggtgttgtatggagctgaaggatgggactaacaacaagtaataacaacaagataactaatgatGTAAGCATactctgtccataataagtacagtggggaaaaaaagtatttagtcagcaaccaattgtgcaagttctcccactttaaaaagatgagaggcctgtaattttcatcataggtacacgtcaactatgacagacacattgagaaaaaaaaatccagaaaatcacattgtaggatttttttatgaatttatttgcaaattatggaggaaaataagtatttggtcacctacaaacaagcaagatttctggctctcacagacctgtaacttctttaagaggctcctttgtcctccactcattacctgtattaatggcacctgtttgaacttgttatcagtataaaagacacctgtccacaacctcaaacagtcacactccaaactccactatggccaagaccacagagctgtcaaaggacaccagaaacaaaattgtagacctg is drawn from Coregonus clupeaformis isolate EN_2021a unplaced genomic scaffold, ASM2061545v1 scaf0744, whole genome shotgun sequence and contains these coding sequences:
- the LOC121558050 gene encoding saxiphilin-like isoform X3, translating into MATLTIILLVSTAFALGDCTIRPETPCERARDAMINSPPGAFIPTCDYQGQYTPEQCSGSTGSCWCVTCNGQKIKGTETPPGTAPIKCATLICS